A stretch of DNA from Spirochaeta isovalerica:
GAACCTTCTCAGAATCATCCCATCTGTATCCGGCTCCCGGAGCCTCAAAGCCTTCGACTGTAACAGTCATGCCATCGGTCAGGCTGATATCTTCCAGATCAGCCCAGGGAGCGGAAATCACAAACTTCTCACCATTCTGTTCGACATAGGGAAGTTCGCCGTTTACCAGGTGAAGTGTTCCTTCCACGGTAACCGGTTCCTGATCTTCGATCCAGGAATCAATTTCAGCCTGTCTTTCAGCCTGACGGTCCGCCTGAAACTGCTCAGCCTCTGCCGCGTCATAATTGAAGCCTCTGCCCGATCCGTTTGCTCGTCCTCTGCCGAAGAAATCGCTGGCCTCATCCTGCTGTCCGTTTGCCGAAAGCGCTGCTGCCATACCTAAAGCCACTGTTAAAACCAATAATTCTTTTTTCATTTTTTTCTCCTATGGAAGCTCCTTCGGAACCTCTTCTGTTTCTTTATGTTCCAAAAGGTAAAGGAGAGTTATGAAGCAAATGTAAATGAAAACAGTTCCTTTTGTGAAAGATTCAAGAATTATTTCTGATGAGATCTCAACTATCTTTTTCTTTATTATCCCAGTGGATTCTGAAAGTCCCTTTGGCGTTTTCGCTGGAGAGCTTTAATTTCCATCTGCCTTTAACTGCGTTAAAATCGGCAATGAGGTTTTTCCGCCCCGGACTATCGAAATGATACTCCCTGGCTATTTCCCCGCCCGGTTTTGTAATAACCAGAGAACATGTTCCGCTTTCCAGATTGATTATTCCTCTGAAGTGTACCGGTTCGAGAGTCTGAGTTACATCCAGAACAGATGTGAACTTATCTGTCTCCCCGAAGCTTGAATCGTAGCTGGTCGATGAATACCCCTCTTTGAATTCAAGACAAGCAGTGAGGATAAAAGCGGCCAGCAGAACCGGGATAATATAGGCTGTTTTTTTCAAATATCACTCCTGTAAAAAATTCCCATTATAGGCCGCCGATGGTGAAAGCACGGAGATGCCCGACCATTAGTTAAAGCCTTCAGGTCTTATTATATTGCTTGTGCTGACGGAAAACCGTAGAAAGGGGACAAGATCTCCATTTTCCTGCAGTTCCCATGGATCCCATTTATGAAAAAGGCTGTCGGTCGATAATCCGTAGCTATCAATTTGTTCCTCCTCCATAGCTCTGTATACAGTCAGATCATAGCCGTCGCAATTCTGCTTTTCCCAACTGAGCAGATAATCGTCTGTGTCGCTGGGGACGCCTGTTTGCAAAGCCGGTTCCAGAGTGAAGGAATCGAGAGGAGCCGGTACCGTCAGTTCTCCGCTTATCTTTCCAATAAGTTCGTGCTCGATACTGAAGCTTATGGTTTCTCCTGTTCTGAAAACCGGCAGCTTCTTATCTATTTTGAAAAAGCCCGAGTTGACAGACTTTAATTTTGTATCGTTGAGATATACAACCGCGTCTTTAAAAATGTTATCCCTATCATCATTTTCTAAATAGAAAAAAGAGCAGAAAGCTCCATACTCGGCTGTATTCCGGTCTATCGTTTTTACCGGATAAACGGAGAAATTGAGAGTAATATCCTCCTGTCTGTAATCTTTTTTTATCTCCTTTGCTTCCTCTGTCATTCCGACTTTCTGAAAAGGACAGTAATTGTAAGCCGTCCGGCTGTAGTAGATCAGGTCCTCTCCCTGGTAATAGCATTCCGTATCCGCTTTTTTTGTATCATTGGAATAGTAGACATAAGTGGTTGGTGCGAAATCCCGCAGGATGAGGTTCTTCAGAACTGGAGACGAATCGAAATTTTCATCGGGAAGATTTATGACGATGCCTCCGGCAAGGAGATCGAGAAGGTCTTCTTTGAGGACATAGGGAAGAATCTTCCTGTTATGTTCGGGATCGATATTGTTTTGTTCTTCCGAGTCACCGACAATCCGGATCGTATTGTAGTTCTGTACTTTGATTTCTTCTGAACGCCCTGAGGCGAATGAGAGAAACGGCAGCAGAGCAAAGAATAGAAGGGCGTAAATAGAATAGTTCACTTTTTTCATAAAGTTGATTATTTGACAGTTGATAATAAAAGTAAATAGAAAATTCTAAAAATTCAGCCCCATGGCAGTTTGATTGGTATCTCTGGCCATGTAAATTCCTTCTCTGGCGACTGAGTCAAAACATTGGTGAAACTGTTCTCTGTCTTCCGATTTGATTAAGCGGATGTTGTAATCGTGATGCATATAGACTCCTTAGCCCTATGATAAGGCATAAGGATCTGTCACGCAAAAGATCTTACCAGATTTTCCTTTAAGCTGACGCAGACCTCAAAAGGACCGAAAGCGCTGGAAAAGGGGATGACGATGACCGGATTGTTATGAGGCCACGCAATGGTATGATCCTTTCCCTGTATGACAATAGGCACTGTAATATTGAGATTGTACTGGCTTATATCGCTCAGGGCGTTACCGGCGATGACGTTGGCGATTTCTCCGATCATGCTGTTTGTAAGCTCATTGAACTCGTCGACATCGGAGAAAAAGACACCCGATGCGGCCAGGAGTTTCTCTACCATGTTTTTGGTCATTCTGATGGCGATTATGCCTTCGGCGTTACCTGTGACACCAATGATTCCCGAAACATCCCATCGGTGACTGTGAAAATTCTGAAGAAGGCTTTTCTGACCGGGCATGGGCATTCTCCCTATCATATTTTCCATTAATTTCAGAGTGGAATTGAGAAATGGATTGATATGGGCGGCTTTCATGGATAACTCCGTTACTTTTATATATTACAGGCAGCTTTGCAAAAGTCATGCCATGAGACGGGAGGGGGAAAGAGGGTACTCAGGAGCTGTTAGGTTTCGACTGTCCTGTCGAGTTCGACGGGGTGGGCGAGTCCGCTCAGATTTATAAAAAACAAAAGACCAGCCGAAGCCGGTCTTTAGAATCTTGAGGCGCCGAGCTTCCCACCCTTCGATAAAAAATCGTCGTGATTTTTTATTACGGGCCGCCTTCATTCGCTGGCGCAGACATCCTGTCTGCTATTCCTCCCTATTCGGTCGGCGCTCATTCCGGATCGAGTCCGCTCAGGTTTATAAAAAAAAAGACCAGCCGAAGCCGGTCTTTAGAATCTTAAGGCGCCGAGCGGACTCGAACCGCTGAATGATGGATTTGCAATCCACTCCCTTAGCCGCTTGGGTACGGCGCCCTGTGCGTTGAAGAATATAGCAGAACTGTTTTTTTTTGTCCATACGTAGGGGAAAATTCCTGAATATAAACGGGATTTAAGTTTTGGACAGAGTTTATGGAGTTATATTTATTAAATACTATGACAAACAGAGGAAAAATATATGGATGATTACAATTACAGATGCCCCAAATGCGGTAACACGCGTTATGAAACTGATGAATTTCGCGCGACCGGAGGGATGCTTTCCAAGGTTTTTGATGTTCAGAGCAAGCGTTTTACAACCGTAAGCTGCACCCGCTGCCGTTTCACGGAGTTGTACAAAGCTGATTCGAGCATGATGGGGAACATATTCGATCTGTTTACCAATTAAAATTCTTATCGGAGAGTCTCGCCTTTTTTTACTTCGCCGCCAGTCTCGATTGAGGCAAACCGGACGGATCCGGGAAGAAGGCAGATTCTCTTCTCCTCTTCTACTATGGCACAACCCTTATGACAAACCTTCTTTTCCCCTGTTATCCTGATAGTAGCTTTCCCGAGTTTTAACATATCTCCTTCTTTTAAAAGGGACGTACTTCCTTCCAGAATAATATTGGCGGAGAATCTTTTAATGCACAGACCTTTTTCCCGATCCTCTTCCAGACCTTTCAGGTCTTCATCTCCAAGCAGAGTGATCTGCCGTTCTCCCGGTCCGCCGTAGGCATCTCCTTCGGGACCGAAATCTTTTATCAGATTGATCTTTTCTACCGTTCTGGCTTCACCTTTCTTCACTGGCTTGATATACAGTGCTTTTACAGTCATCATAAGGAGAATAATACATCATAGAAGGACAAGAGGAAACAGAATATTGATGCTATCCTCTTTAAAACAATTCATAAATAATATAAAATAGTTCTAAAACGATCAAAATAAGGCGGAAATCGAACAAAATGGATGAGTTGAAAGACAAAGCACTGAAATATCACAGTCTTAATAATAAACCCGGTAAAATCGAAGTGGTCTCCACTAAACCCTGTATGACAGCCGATGAACTGTCTTTGGCCTACACTCCCGGTGTTGCCAAGCCGGTTCTGGAAATTGCCGATCAGGAAGAAAATGCCTACTTGTACACTAGCAAGGGAAATCTTGTGGCTGTTGTTTCCAATGGAACGGCAATTCTCGGCCTGGGCGATAAAGGCGCGCTTGCCAGTAAGCCGGTCATGGAAGGAAAAGGCGTCCTTTTCAAAAGATTCGCCGATGTGGATGTTTTCGATATTGAACTTGATACAAAAGATCCGGCCAAAATTATCGAAGTTGTGAAAATGATGGAGCCTACATTCGGAGGCATCAATCTCGAAGATATAAAAGCTCCTGAATGTTTCGAAATCGAAGATGCTCTTGTCGAACTCTGCGATATTCCTGTTTTTCATGATGATCAGCACGGGACAGCTATAATTTCTACAGCCGGTCTTTTAAATGCGGCGGAAATTGCCGGCAAGAAAATGGAAGACCTGAAAATCGTCGTCAACGGAGCCGGAGCGGCGGGAATTCGCTGTACGGAGATGTTTATCGCTGCCGGTGTAAAAAGTGAAAATGTTATTATGTGCGATTCCATCGGCGTCATCTATAAGGGAAGAAAAGAGCGGATGACCGGACTTAAATCCAATTTCGCAAGGGAAACAGATGCCCGGACCCTTGCTGACGCCGTAAAAGGAGCTGATGCATTTATCGGTCTTTCCGTACCCGACTGTCTTACGGCGGATATGCTTCTTTCCATGAATCACGATCCCATTGTGTTTGCCATGTCCAATCCCAATCCCGAAATCAGTCCCGAACTGGCA
This window harbors:
- a CDS encoding chemotaxis protein CheX, which translates into the protein MKAAHINPFLNSTLKLMENMIGRMPMPGQKSLLQNFHSHRWDVSGIIGVTGNAEGIIAIRMTKNMVEKLLAASGVFFSDVDEFNELTNSMIGEIANVIAGNALSDISQYNLNITVPIVIQGKDHTIAWPHNNPVIVIPFSSAFGPFEVCVSLKENLVRSFA
- a CDS encoding zinc ribbon domain-containing protein gives rise to the protein MDDYNYRCPKCGNTRYETDEFRATGGMLSKVFDVQSKRFTTVSCTRCRFTELYKADSSMMGNIFDLFTN
- a CDS encoding MOSC domain-containing protein, whose protein sequence is MMTVKALYIKPVKKGEARTVEKINLIKDFGPEGDAYGGPGERQITLLGDEDLKGLEEDREKGLCIKRFSANIILEGSTSLLKEGDMLKLGKATIRITGEKKVCHKGCAIVEEEKRICLLPGSVRFASIETGGEVKKGETLR
- a CDS encoding malic enzyme-like NAD(P)-binding protein, producing the protein MDELKDKALKYHSLNNKPGKIEVVSTKPCMTADELSLAYTPGVAKPVLEIADQEENAYLYTSKGNLVAVVSNGTAILGLGDKGALASKPVMEGKGVLFKRFADVDVFDIELDTKDPAKIIEVVKMMEPTFGGINLEDIKAPECFEIEDALVELCDIPVFHDDQHGTAIISTAGLLNAAEIAGKKMEDLKIVVNGAGAAGIRCTEMFIAAGVKSENVIMCDSIGVIYKGRKERMTGLKSNFARETDARTLADAVKGADAFIGLSVPDCLTADMLLSMNHDPIVFAMSNPNPEISPELAHATRDDVIMATGRSDYPNQINNVLGFPFIFRGALDVRARKITEGMKMAAAISLANLAKEPVPQSVKNAYKGKDLVFGREYLVPTPFDHRVIEWESLAVAKAACDEGVAKKPISDWEHYRAELNRRMEKFWK